The following are encoded together in the Micromonospora lupini genome:
- a CDS encoding helix-turn-helix transcriptional regulator — translation MNRQELALFLRSRRERITPAEVGLPAGARRRTPGLRREEVSRLAFISIEYYTRLEQARAPHPSPEVLAGLARALRLSDAERDHLHHLAGRPPAPPVGPPREVRQSILDLIERLPQAAAHVTSASYEVIAWNDLAAALMEDFSALPRRDRNLVRLAFLGPRPDGRVLYGVSDVEGFASSSARRLRATAARYPDDPEVTALVRDLLAGSRRFRELWESHDVDDERTLIKTFQHPLVGPVTVNCDVLDIADRDQRLVIHTAVPGSPSAEALRLLSVLGTQRMEVGAAER, via the coding sequence GTGAACCGACAGGAGTTGGCCCTTTTCCTGCGCAGCCGGCGTGAGCGGATCACCCCCGCCGAGGTGGGCCTGCCGGCCGGGGCCCGGCGTCGCACGCCTGGGCTGCGCCGGGAGGAGGTGTCCCGGCTGGCGTTCATCTCCATCGAGTACTACACCCGGCTCGAACAGGCCCGCGCCCCGCACCCCTCGCCCGAGGTGCTCGCCGGCCTGGCCCGCGCGCTGCGCCTCTCCGACGCCGAGCGCGACCACCTGCACCACCTGGCCGGCCGGCCGCCGGCGCCGCCCGTCGGGCCGCCGCGCGAGGTGCGGCAGAGCATCCTCGACCTGATCGAGCGGCTACCGCAGGCGGCCGCCCACGTGACGTCGGCCAGCTACGAGGTGATCGCCTGGAACGATCTCGCTGCGGCGTTGATGGAGGACTTCTCGGCGCTGCCCCGGCGCGACCGCAACCTCGTTCGCCTGGCCTTCCTCGGGCCGCGCCCGGACGGCCGGGTGCTGTACGGGGTGTCCGACGTCGAGGGGTTCGCCAGTAGTTCGGCCCGACGCCTGCGGGCCACCGCCGCCCGCTACCCCGACGACCCGGAGGTCACGGCGCTGGTCCGCGACCTGCTGGCGGGCAGCCGGCGGTTCCGCGAACTGTGGGAGTCGCACGACGTCGACGACGAACGCACCCTGATCAAGACTTTCCAGCACCCGCTGGTCGGGCCGGTGACCGTGAACTGCGACGTGCTCGACATCGCCGACCGCGACCAGCGGCTCGTCATTCACACCGCGGTGCCGGGCTCACCCTCCGCGGAGGCGCTGCGCCTGCTCTCGGTGCTCGGCACCCAGCGCATGGAGGTCGGCGCCGCCGAGCGCTGA
- a CDS encoding SCO6880 family protein, translating to MTTTAAPPNPSQQRAYGNWRRGVSAGLFGLGTIGTLIMFGLALLTVLMLAVSLVAALLTALCGAAVLVPLAIRVNGRTGLQVMAARFAWWRGRSRRQHLYLSGVASKVTQTHQLPGILARSQIYEVETGRSGRIGVVVIPQSRHYTVTLRCYPEGMDLVDQSAIDARVAHLAAWLSNLSREPGLVQAAVTVESTPDPGTRLATEVNDTMSPQAPELARQVLQEVVRSYPAGSATVETRVSLTYTLPPNRRQLSHEDMCREVAARLPNLHSGLSAAGGGGVRPMMPRSLVRAVRAAYDPGTSIELSRTPDLDLTWENAGPVSARESWDHYRHDSGVSRTWGMVEAPRGVTFANTFARLTDPDPQLLRKRVSLIYRPYSPAESAKLVESDKRDARFNATKKSQATARDLADLSAAEQAAQEEASGAGVVRFTVLVTATVSSVEQLDEATRIIDSRAAEARLMLRPMYGAQAATFAATLPTGVVLPVHATVPF from the coding sequence GTGACGACGACGGCCGCGCCGCCGAACCCGTCGCAGCAGCGCGCCTACGGCAACTGGCGTCGCGGTGTGTCGGCCGGGCTGTTCGGCCTGGGCACCATCGGCACGCTGATCATGTTCGGTCTGGCCCTGCTGACCGTGTTGATGCTCGCCGTGTCACTGGTGGCCGCCCTGCTGACCGCGCTGTGCGGTGCTGCCGTCCTGGTCCCGCTGGCCATCCGCGTCAACGGGCGCACCGGACTGCAGGTCATGGCGGCGCGGTTCGCGTGGTGGCGAGGGCGTTCTCGGCGGCAGCACCTGTACCTGTCCGGCGTGGCCTCGAAGGTGACGCAGACACACCAGCTGCCCGGCATTCTCGCCCGGTCGCAGATCTACGAGGTCGAGACGGGCCGGTCCGGGCGCATCGGCGTGGTGGTCATCCCACAGTCGCGGCACTACACAGTCACGCTGCGCTGTTACCCGGAGGGCATGGACCTGGTCGACCAGAGCGCCATCGACGCGCGCGTGGCGCACCTGGCCGCCTGGCTGTCCAACCTCAGCCGTGAACCGGGCCTGGTGCAGGCCGCGGTCACCGTGGAGAGCACCCCGGACCCGGGCACGCGGCTGGCCACGGAGGTCAACGACACGATGTCGCCGCAGGCGCCGGAACTGGCCCGCCAGGTCCTCCAGGAAGTGGTACGCAGCTATCCGGCCGGTTCGGCGACAGTCGAGACCCGGGTCTCGCTCACCTACACGCTGCCTCCGAACCGGCGGCAGCTCTCGCACGAGGACATGTGCCGGGAGGTGGCCGCCCGGCTGCCGAACCTGCACTCCGGGCTCTCGGCCGCCGGCGGTGGCGGCGTACGCCCGATGATGCCGCGGTCGCTGGTCCGGGCCGTGCGCGCCGCGTACGACCCCGGCACGAGCATCGAGCTGTCGCGTACGCCCGACCTGGACCTCACCTGGGAGAACGCCGGCCCGGTCTCGGCGCGGGAGAGCTGGGACCACTACCGCCACGACTCCGGGGTCTCGAGGACCTGGGGCATGGTCGAGGCTCCCCGCGGTGTCACCTTCGCCAACACGTTCGCCCGGCTGACCGACCCCGACCCGCAACTGCTGCGCAAGCGGGTGTCACTGATCTACCGGCCGTACTCGCCGGCCGAGTCGGCCAAGCTCGTCGAATCCGACAAGCGCGACGCCCGGTTCAACGCCACGAAGAAGTCCCAGGCCACCGCCCGGGATCTGGCCGACCTCAGCGCGGCCGAGCAGGCCGCACAGGAGGAGGCTTCCGGCGCCGGCGTCGTGCGCTTCACGGTGCTGGTCACCGCCACCGTCTCCTCGGTCGAGCAGCTCGACGAGGCCACCCGGATCATCGACTCGCGGGCCGCCGAGGCGCGGCTCATGCTCCGCCCGATGTACGGCGCCCAGGCGGCGACCTTCGCCGCCACCCTGCCGACCGGGGTGGTGCTGCCCGTGCACGCCACCGTGCCGTTCTAG
- a CDS encoding AraC family transcriptional regulator yields the protein MPVPRQSRPTAEVTSHIWPSGGRHLWPSGGTSAAQTHARGHLVYAASGILAVHTERGTSIVPANRVAWTPAGFTHDHRAHGDTDMRIVFLAPSLARLLPERPAVFLASGLAREVVLALTGPGNYDDATPGYRRPARTRLLRVLVDELREAHEQPLHLPEPRDDRLQAIARMLYETPADNATLAEIGRTIGASPRTLSRLFRAELGMTFYEWRTQLRVYHALVLLADGRDTTRTAHDCGWANPSSFIAAFSAVMGTTPGRYRADR from the coding sequence ATGCCCGTTCCCCGCCAATCTCGTCCGACCGCCGAAGTGACGTCGCACATCTGGCCCTCGGGTGGCCGCCACCTCTGGCCCTCCGGGGGAACGAGCGCCGCGCAGACGCACGCCCGGGGCCACCTGGTGTACGCGGCCAGCGGAATCCTGGCCGTGCACACCGAACGCGGCACGTCGATCGTCCCCGCCAACCGGGTCGCCTGGACGCCCGCCGGGTTCACGCACGACCACCGGGCGCACGGCGACACCGACATGCGGATCGTGTTTCTCGCGCCGTCCCTCGCCCGACTGTTACCGGAACGCCCCGCCGTGTTCCTGGCCTCGGGCCTCGCCCGCGAGGTCGTGCTCGCCCTGACCGGCCCCGGCAACTACGACGACGCGACGCCGGGCTACCGCCGTCCTGCCCGCACTCGCCTGCTTCGCGTGCTCGTCGACGAACTCCGCGAAGCACACGAACAGCCACTGCACCTGCCGGAGCCGCGTGACGACCGCCTGCAGGCCATCGCCCGGATGCTGTACGAGACGCCTGCCGACAACGCCACGCTTGCCGAGATCGGGAGGACGATCGGAGCGAGCCCTCGTACCCTCAGCCGGCTGTTCCGCGCCGAACTCGGCATGACCTTCTACGAGTGGCGCACACAGCTACGCGTCTACCACGCACTCGTGCTGCTGGCCGACGGCCGGGACACCACCCGGACCGCCCACGACTGCGGATGGGCGAACCCCAGCAGCTTCATCGCGGCGTTCAGCGCGGTCATGGGGACGACTCCGGGTCGCTACCGGGCGGACCGCTGA
- a CDS encoding sulfatase family protein — protein MAITQRRLLATTVVAGLALLAAWAPARAAEPTPTPAATAPNIIFVLVDDLAWNLVQYLPQVRQLQSEGATFTNYTVTDSLCCPSRSSILTGQFPHDTGVFTNGGADGGFAVFKGRGNENRTFATVLQGKGYRTGFLGKYLNGYLPADTQGGALPYVPPGWSEWYVAGNGYPEYNYDLNENHTVVHYGSQPADYLTNVLSRKGKDFIQRSAAANTPFLLEVSTFAPHSPFTPANQDLDDFPGLTAPRTAAYDRLPTNPPSWLADNGPLTAQEKSTLDTNFRKRAQSVQAVDRLIGNLRAQLTTSGIADNTYVVFSSDNGFHMGEYRLTGGKQTAFDTDVRVPLVVAGPGVVPGSQRAEIVQNIDLAPTFQRIGAADVGTHVDGRNLLPLAQGEAAPNWRTGALIEHHGPNQAADDPDAQDRRNGSPITYEALRTATYTYVEYSNGEREYYDRTADPQQLNNIAAGLSATRRAALHDALAAYVACHSHSACWTAGHVPA, from the coding sequence ATGGCTATCACCCAGCGACGCCTCCTCGCCACCACAGTCGTGGCCGGGCTGGCTCTGCTCGCCGCGTGGGCACCGGCACGCGCCGCAGAGCCCACCCCGACGCCCGCCGCCACCGCGCCCAACATCATCTTCGTCCTCGTGGACGACCTCGCGTGGAACCTCGTGCAGTACCTGCCGCAGGTCCGACAACTCCAGAGCGAGGGGGCCACCTTCACGAACTACACGGTGACCGACTCGCTGTGCTGCCCGTCCCGCTCGTCGATCCTGACCGGCCAGTTCCCCCACGACACAGGTGTGTTCACCAACGGCGGCGCCGACGGCGGCTTCGCGGTCTTCAAGGGCCGGGGCAACGAGAACCGGACCTTCGCGACCGTGTTGCAGGGCAAGGGCTACCGGACCGGCTTCCTGGGCAAGTACCTCAACGGCTACCTGCCGGCGGACACGCAGGGAGGTGCGCTGCCGTACGTCCCGCCCGGCTGGTCGGAGTGGTACGTGGCCGGCAACGGGTACCCGGAGTACAACTACGACCTCAACGAGAACCACACGGTCGTCCACTACGGCAGCCAACCGGCCGACTACCTGACAAACGTCCTGTCCCGCAAGGGCAAGGACTTCATCCAGCGCTCGGCGGCCGCCAACACGCCCTTCCTGCTGGAGGTCTCGACCTTCGCCCCGCACAGCCCGTTCACCCCGGCCAACCAGGACCTGGACGACTTCCCCGGGCTCACCGCCCCGCGCACCGCGGCGTACGACAGGCTGCCCACCAACCCGCCCTCCTGGCTGGCCGACAACGGACCGCTCACCGCGCAGGAGAAGAGCACCCTGGACACGAACTTCCGCAAGCGTGCCCAGTCCGTGCAGGCGGTCGACAGGCTGATCGGCAACCTGCGCGCCCAGCTCACCACAAGCGGCATCGCCGACAACACCTATGTCGTGTTCAGTTCCGACAACGGTTTCCACATGGGCGAGTACCGGTTGACAGGCGGCAAGCAGACCGCCTTCGACACCGATGTGCGAGTGCCGCTCGTCGTCGCCGGGCCGGGCGTCGTTCCCGGATCGCAGCGCGCCGAGATCGTGCAGAACATCGACCTGGCGCCGACCTTCCAGCGCATCGGCGCCGCCGACGTCGGCACGCACGTCGACGGGCGCAACCTGCTTCCTCTCGCGCAGGGCGAGGCGGCGCCGAACTGGCGTACCGGGGCGCTCATCGAGCACCACGGCCCCAACCAGGCCGCCGACGATCCCGACGCCCAGGACCGCCGCAACGGCAGCCCGATCACCTACGAGGCCCTGCGGACCGCTACCTACACCTACGTCGAGTACTCCAACGGCGAGCGGGAGTACTACGACCGGACCGCCGACCCGCAGCAGCTCAACAACATCGCGGCCGGGCTCTCGGCCACGCGGCGGGCCGCGCTGCACGACGCGCTGGCGGCGTACGTCGCCTGCCACAGCCACTCGGCGTGCTGGACGGCCGGTCACGTGCCCGCGTGA
- a CDS encoding DUF3455 domain-containing protein: MISSSRSRIRALAVIGMAGVLAAIGPVPRQASAAEVAEGATMGPNARVDIPRIASAIKPPAGSRPVGAYVVTRGTQTYTCAGGVFTGASVPEAQLIGTGGRVHHFKGPSWQSERDGSLITAKKTAESPRPGTIPELLLTVDTHAGRGILGNVAYVSRLFTSGGVAPAGACVDGQTAAVPYGAVYVFWAAKR, translated from the coding sequence ATGATCAGCTCGTCTCGCTCCCGGATCCGAGCGCTTGCGGTCATCGGGATGGCCGGTGTCCTGGCGGCGATCGGCCCGGTGCCTCGGCAGGCGTCCGCGGCGGAGGTCGCCGAGGGCGCCACCATGGGGCCCAACGCCCGGGTCGACATCCCGCGCATCGCCTCGGCGATCAAGCCACCGGCGGGATCCCGCCCGGTCGGCGCGTACGTCGTGACTCGCGGAACGCAGACCTACACGTGTGCCGGTGGCGTGTTCACCGGCGCGTCCGTGCCGGAGGCCCAGCTGATCGGCACCGGTGGTCGGGTCCACCACTTCAAGGGTCCGAGCTGGCAGTCCGAGCGCGACGGCTCCCTCATCACGGCGAAGAAGACGGCGGAGAGCCCGCGCCCGGGGACGATCCCCGAGCTGCTGCTGACGGTGGACACCCACGCCGGCCGCGGCATTCTCGGCAACGTCGCGTACGTCAGCCGTCTGTTCACCTCGGGCGGCGTCGCCCCGGCGGGCGCCTGCGTCGACGGCCAGACGGCGGCCGTGCCCTACGGCGCGGTGTACGTCTTCTGGGCCGCGAAGCGGTAA
- a CDS encoding SDR family NAD(P)-dependent oxidoreductase: MTPLLNDKVAFVSGAGRGIGAAAARLFAREGARVLLAARTESQLRTVTDEIRAAGGTADHVRCDLADPDSVRAAIDRAVALYGRLDVAFNNGATITPPGPVDRVSQADFDRLYQVNLRGVWLAMVAQVAAIRATAGQGAIVNNSSVGSLTGNPALPAYGAMKRAVNSLTESAAITFAPEGIRVNAIAPGNTRTEMIERWQENSPGLVERLIAATPLGRQAEPEEIAESAAWLLSDRASFVTGVVLRVDGGARA; the protein is encoded by the coding sequence ATGACACCACTGCTCAACGACAAGGTCGCGTTCGTCAGCGGGGCGGGACGGGGCATCGGCGCGGCGGCGGCCCGGCTCTTCGCCCGGGAGGGTGCCCGAGTGCTGCTTGCGGCGCGGACGGAATCCCAGCTCAGGACCGTCACCGACGAGATCCGGGCGGCCGGCGGCACGGCCGACCACGTGCGGTGTGACCTGGCCGACCCGGACAGCGTCCGGGCGGCGATCGACCGGGCCGTCGCCCTCTACGGGCGACTCGACGTGGCCTTCAACAACGGCGCGACAATCACCCCACCTGGGCCCGTCGACCGGGTGAGCCAGGCCGACTTCGACCGGCTCTACCAGGTCAACCTGCGAGGTGTGTGGCTGGCCATGGTCGCCCAGGTCGCGGCGATCCGGGCCACCGCAGGCCAGGGGGCGATCGTGAACAACTCAAGCGTCGGCAGCCTCACTGGCAACCCGGCGCTGCCCGCGTACGGGGCGATGAAGCGGGCGGTGAACAGCCTGACCGAGTCGGCGGCGATCACCTTCGCGCCGGAGGGCATCCGGGTCAACGCGATCGCTCCGGGCAACACCCGTACCGAGATGATCGAGAGGTGGCAGGAGAACTCGCCCGGCCTGGTGGAGCGCCTGATCGCGGCGACGCCGCTGGGACGCCAGGCCGAGCCCGAGGAGATCGCCGAGTCGGCCGCGTGGCTTCTCAGCGACCGTGCGTCGTTCGTGACAGGCGTCGTGCTCCGCGTCGACGGCGGAGCGCGAGCCTAG
- a CDS encoding alpha/beta fold hydrolase yields the protein MTTYVLVPGAWKGSWSFEAVVPLLEQAGHTVHALTLTGLRPDDDDATVATANLDTHADDVVRLLDRAHITGATLVGHSYAGMVITAAADRADGRISRLVHLDAYVPHDGESCWSATNEHFRKVFAAGATDTGYSVRPPEGGDPRRHPHPLASFLQTIRLTGAAAQVPRRDFVYCSGWEDKTPFAALRARLDADPEWQVHDLPTGHDAMHEAPEAVAALLLDPSTGTR from the coding sequence ATGACGACGTACGTCCTCGTGCCCGGCGCGTGGAAGGGTTCCTGGTCGTTCGAGGCGGTGGTTCCGCTGCTGGAGCAAGCTGGTCACACGGTGCATGCGCTGACCCTGACCGGTCTGCGGCCGGACGACGACGACGCGACGGTCGCGACAGCCAACCTCGACACGCATGCCGACGACGTGGTGCGGCTCCTCGATCGCGCCCACATCACAGGCGCGACGCTCGTCGGCCACAGCTACGCGGGGATGGTGATCACCGCCGCCGCGGACCGCGCCGACGGCCGAATCTCACGACTGGTGCATCTCGACGCGTACGTGCCGCACGATGGCGAGTCGTGCTGGTCAGCGACGAACGAGCACTTCCGGAAGGTGTTCGCCGCCGGCGCTACGGACACCGGTTACTCAGTCCGACCGCCGGAGGGCGGCGATCCCCGCCGCCATCCCCATCCTCTCGCCTCGTTCCTGCAGACGATCCGGCTCACCGGCGCCGCAGCCCAGGTCCCGCGACGCGATTTCGTCTACTGCTCGGGGTGGGAGGACAAGACTCCGTTCGCCGCGCTCCGCGCCCGCCTCGACGCCGATCCCGAGTGGCAGGTCCACGACCTCCCCACCGGCCACGACGCCATGCACGAGGCCCCGGAGGCTGTCGCCGCGCTGCTGCTCGACCCGTCGACCGGCACCCGCTGA
- a CDS encoding ATP/GTP-binding protein, with translation MPRSVIPIRRPTRFGYAGPGGGRVSWVESPAEYRGTTVQVCGLWPFGTGSSTPTIGAPLGRHRYTNATVCFDPISWYERAKLINNPSVWIQAEPAMGKSTSVRRMLLSLVGQGVTPLILGDLKPDYAELVAALGGRVLRVGPGLHRINPLDIGPWQQVLAHVQDPKEIEQLRAEIVDRRLNAALVLATLTRGAPLASDEITVLAAALRFLTERESTAQPLLSDVLRVIEEAPMQVRWVTLWHDDHDLDRYRLETENLRRTLRALIHGPLGSTVEGHTTASIELDTTALCVDISGISETNQALTAATLVTTWAAGFGQVEAAHRMADLGLAPPRRFFLVLDEMWRALRVGHGMVDRIDALTRLNRSKGTGTAFITHSLGDLQALPNEEDRAKARGFADRCAVLMIGACSEQELDAVARVRPLSQAERSEVLSWSAPPSWTTGPEDEEVLIGRGNFLIKVGTRPGIPVHLEPTEIEKQLGNTDFRWKRT, from the coding sequence ATGCCCCGATCCGTCATTCCGATCCGACGTCCCACCCGATTCGGCTACGCCGGCCCCGGCGGCGGCCGCGTGTCGTGGGTCGAGTCGCCCGCCGAGTACCGCGGTACCACGGTGCAGGTGTGCGGCTTGTGGCCGTTCGGCACCGGCTCGTCCACCCCGACTATCGGCGCTCCGCTCGGCCGGCACCGCTACACGAACGCGACCGTGTGCTTCGACCCGATCTCCTGGTACGAACGTGCCAAGCTGATCAACAACCCGTCGGTGTGGATCCAGGCCGAGCCGGCAATGGGCAAGTCCACAAGCGTGCGGCGGATGCTGCTGAGCCTTGTCGGCCAGGGAGTGACCCCGCTGATCCTGGGCGACCTCAAACCCGACTACGCCGAACTGGTCGCCGCGCTCGGCGGGCGGGTGCTGCGCGTGGGTCCCGGCCTGCATCGGATCAACCCGCTCGACATCGGCCCGTGGCAGCAGGTGCTGGCACACGTGCAGGACCCCAAGGAGATCGAGCAGCTCCGTGCGGAGATCGTCGACCGGCGACTCAACGCCGCCCTGGTGCTGGCAACCCTGACCCGGGGCGCTCCGCTCGCGTCGGACGAGATCACCGTGCTGGCGGCCGCGCTGCGCTTCCTGACCGAGCGGGAGAGCACCGCCCAGCCGCTGCTGTCGGACGTGCTGCGGGTCATCGAGGAGGCACCCATGCAGGTGCGGTGGGTGACCCTGTGGCACGACGACCACGACCTGGACCGCTACCGCCTCGAGACGGAGAACCTGCGGCGTACGCTGCGGGCGCTGATCCACGGTCCGCTCGGCTCGACCGTCGAGGGCCACACCACGGCCTCGATCGAACTCGACACCACCGCACTGTGCGTGGACATCTCCGGTATCAGCGAGACCAACCAGGCTCTGACTGCCGCCACCCTGGTCACCACCTGGGCCGCCGGCTTCGGTCAGGTCGAGGCAGCGCACCGGATGGCCGACCTGGGACTGGCCCCGCCGCGCCGCTTCTTCCTGGTCCTGGACGAGATGTGGCGCGCGTTGCGGGTCGGGCACGGCATGGTCGACCGGATCGACGCGCTGACCCGCCTGAACCGTTCCAAGGGCACCGGCACCGCCTTCATCACCCACTCGCTTGGCGACCTCCAGGCTCTGCCGAACGAGGAGGACCGCGCCAAGGCCCGCGGCTTCGCCGACCGGTGTGCGGTGCTCATGATCGGCGCCTGCTCCGAGCAGGAGCTCGACGCCGTCGCGCGGGTACGTCCCCTGTCGCAGGCCGAACGAAGCGAGGTGCTGTCGTGGTCGGCGCCGCCGTCGTGGACGACCGGGCCGGAGGATGAGGAGGTCCTGATCGGCCGCGGGAACTTCCTGATCAAGGTCGGGACCAGGCCCGGCATTCCGGTGCACCTGGAACCCACCGAGATCGAGAAGCAACTGGGCAACACCGATTTCCGTTGGAAGCGCACATGA
- a CDS encoding M23 family metallopeptidase yields MTDKKTTGVVGAVVAITLMLGGCLIGLPLFLMGGAASASPCGPVPVSVPSPGAEGTTKWNDSQVANAAIIVAVGQEMKVPARGLVIALATAMQESTLRNLNYGDRDSVGLFQQRPSQGWGTVAQLTDPRYASGKFYTSLLKVEGWQGMRLTDAAQAVQNSGTPEAYQQWQDDANALAAAILKVGSIDELGGGAPGAPCGPGAFEPVPVGPGGWVQPVRAGVVAPWGQDRGDHRHAGVDLGAGKKTPIRAAAAGVVSTSKCNAPAWHGCDSDGYPGLGGCGWYVDVRHAGNIATRYCHMIQQPFVQVGQKVAAGEVLGLSGSSGNSSGPHLHYEVHRGVAPGQSLTFGNSVDPVAFMAGVGAPLGG; encoded by the coding sequence ATGACCGACAAGAAGACGACAGGTGTGGTTGGCGCCGTCGTCGCGATAACCCTGATGCTGGGTGGCTGCCTCATCGGGTTGCCGCTGTTCCTGATGGGCGGCGCGGCAAGCGCCTCGCCCTGCGGGCCGGTCCCCGTGTCGGTGCCCTCTCCAGGCGCCGAGGGCACCACCAAGTGGAACGACAGCCAGGTCGCCAACGCCGCGATCATCGTCGCGGTCGGCCAGGAGATGAAGGTACCGGCCCGTGGCCTGGTGATCGCCCTGGCCACCGCCATGCAGGAGTCCACGCTGCGCAACCTCAACTACGGGGACCGCGACTCCGTGGGCCTCTTCCAGCAGCGTCCCAGTCAGGGCTGGGGAACCGTGGCGCAACTGACCGACCCCCGGTACGCCTCCGGCAAGTTCTACACGTCGCTGCTGAAGGTCGAGGGTTGGCAGGGCATGCGGCTGACCGATGCGGCCCAGGCCGTGCAGAACTCCGGCACCCCCGAGGCCTACCAGCAGTGGCAGGACGACGCCAACGCCCTGGCAGCCGCCATCCTGAAGGTCGGCAGCATCGACGAACTGGGCGGGGGCGCACCAGGCGCACCCTGCGGGCCCGGTGCCTTCGAACCCGTCCCGGTCGGTCCGGGCGGCTGGGTGCAGCCGGTACGGGCCGGCGTGGTCGCACCGTGGGGCCAGGACCGGGGCGACCACAGGCATGCAGGCGTCGACCTCGGCGCCGGGAAGAAGACGCCCATCCGGGCCGCTGCCGCCGGCGTCGTGTCGACAAGCAAGTGCAACGCCCCCGCGTGGCACGGCTGCGACAGCGACGGATACCCCGGCCTCGGCGGTTGTGGCTGGTACGTCGACGTCCGCCACGCCGGCAACATAGCCACCCGCTACTGCCACATGATCCAACAACCCTTCGTCCAGGTCGGGCAGAAGGTCGCGGCCGGTGAGGTCCTCGGCCTGAGCGGCAGTTCCGGGAACTCCTCCGGGCCGCACCTGCACTATGAGGTGCACCGCGGCGTCGCCCCCGGTCAGAGCCTGACCTTCGGCAACTCCGTGGACCCCGTCGCGTTCATGGCAGGCGTCGGAGCGCCGCTGGGCGGCTGA